One genomic window of Comamonas antarctica includes the following:
- a CDS encoding CaiB/BaiF CoA transferase family protein — MALEHITVLDLTHMLSGPYGTMLLADLGARTIKVEPPGSGEGTRRLLENDPHYSRDGMGAYYLTLNRNKQSVCVDLKSAAGKAVFLDLVRKADVVFDNFSVGVTERLGIDYAALSAVNPRIITCSVTGFGQTGPQTQRPAFDQVVQAMGGGMSITGTPETGPTRSGIPIGDLGGGVFGAMGVLAAIVERDHTGRGQHVDISMLDAQISLLNYMATMHLLSGHVPEGIGNGHFVHVPYNSYPTADGHVIIACIGDPFFERFVDFIDLPALRKPEYRQQPVRLAAKAEIDALVSAALRQQPTAHWLERLREARIPCGPVNNFEQALNDAQVLARDMVVEVPLKSGASVRMPGNPIKLSGADKGRAFTRPPALGENTRQVLGEFVGYTPAQLEALQAEGAIA, encoded by the coding sequence GTGGCACTCGAACACATCACCGTGCTGGATTTGACGCACATGCTGTCGGGCCCCTATGGCACCATGCTGCTCGCCGACCTGGGCGCGCGCACCATCAAGGTCGAGCCGCCGGGCAGCGGCGAAGGCACGCGCCGGCTGCTGGAAAACGACCCGCATTACTCGCGCGACGGCATGGGCGCGTACTACCTCACGCTCAACCGCAACAAGCAAAGCGTCTGCGTCGACCTGAAGAGCGCCGCCGGCAAGGCGGTGTTTCTCGACCTGGTGCGCAAGGCCGACGTGGTGTTCGACAACTTCAGCGTTGGCGTGACCGAGCGGCTGGGCATCGACTACGCCGCGCTGTCGGCCGTCAACCCGCGCATCATCACCTGCTCGGTCACCGGTTTCGGCCAGACCGGGCCGCAGACCCAGCGCCCGGCCTTCGACCAGGTGGTGCAGGCCATGGGCGGCGGCATGTCGATCACCGGCACGCCCGAAACCGGCCCGACGCGCAGCGGCATTCCGATTGGCGACCTGGGCGGCGGCGTGTTCGGCGCGATGGGCGTGCTGGCCGCGATCGTCGAGCGCGACCACACCGGCCGCGGCCAGCATGTCGACATCTCGATGCTCGACGCGCAGATCTCCCTGCTCAACTACATGGCCACCATGCACCTGCTGTCGGGCCATGTGCCCGAGGGCATAGGCAACGGCCACTTCGTGCACGTGCCCTACAACAGCTATCCCACGGCCGACGGCCACGTGATCATCGCCTGCATCGGCGACCCGTTCTTCGAGCGCTTCGTCGACTTCATCGACCTGCCGGCGCTGCGCAAGCCCGAGTACCGCCAGCAGCCGGTGCGCCTGGCGGCCAAGGCCGAGATCGATGCGCTGGTCAGCGCGGCGCTGCGCCAGCAGCCGACCGCGCACTGGCTCGAGCGCCTGCGCGAGGCGCGCATTCCCTGCGGCCCGGTCAACAACTTCGAGCAGGCCCTCAACGACGCGCAGGTGCTGGCACGCGACATGGTGGTCGAGGTCCCGCTCAAGAGCGGCGCCAGCGTGCGCATGCCGGGCAACCCGATCAAGCTCTCGGGCGCGGACAAGGGCCGCGCCTTCACCCGCCCGCCGGCGCTGGGCGAGAACACGCGCCAGGTGCTGGGCGAGTTCGTCGGCTATACGCCAGCGCAGCTCGAAGCGCTGCAGGCCGAAGGGGCCATTGCATGA
- a CDS encoding hydroxymethylglutaryl-CoA lyase, which yields MSAQLQEQIHITDVAPRDGLQNQAIHLATADKLRLIELLVDAGVASIEAASFVSPKAVPQMADAAELLPQVQSRFPALRTSVLVPNLKGLERAHAAGAREIAVVLSASETMNRKNINMGLDQACEVSEQTLAAARALGLRTRAYVAVAFDCPFEGATPLDAVLRLAARMHAAAADEIVIADTIGSAAPGQVKQRLGALRGVVPVERLAVHFHDTRGMGVANAWAALEAGVRRFDASVGGIGGCPFAPGAAGNVATEDLVLMAELSGFATGISLPGLVAAVDFAQDRLQRPLGGRAITWLRRPRS from the coding sequence ATGAGCGCGCAGTTACAGGAGCAGATCCACATCACCGATGTCGCGCCGCGCGACGGCCTGCAGAACCAGGCCATCCATCTGGCCACCGCCGACAAGCTGCGGCTGATTGAATTGCTGGTCGATGCCGGTGTCGCCAGCATCGAGGCGGCCAGCTTCGTCTCGCCCAAGGCGGTGCCGCAGATGGCCGATGCCGCCGAGCTGCTGCCGCAGGTGCAATCGCGCTTTCCCGCGCTGCGCACCTCGGTGCTGGTGCCCAATCTCAAGGGGCTGGAGCGCGCGCACGCGGCCGGCGCGCGGGAGATTGCCGTCGTGCTCTCGGCGTCCGAGACCATGAACCGCAAGAACATCAATATGGGGCTGGACCAGGCCTGCGAGGTCAGCGAACAGACCCTGGCCGCGGCGCGCGCGCTGGGCTTGCGCACGCGCGCCTATGTCGCCGTGGCCTTCGACTGCCCGTTCGAGGGCGCGACGCCGCTCGATGCCGTGCTGCGCCTGGCGGCGCGCATGCATGCCGCGGCGGCCGACGAGATCGTCATTGCCGACACCATCGGCTCGGCCGCGCCGGGCCAGGTCAAGCAGCGCCTGGGCGCGCTGCGCGGCGTGGTGCCGGTCGAGCGCTTGGCGGTGCATTTCCACGACACGCGCGGCATGGGCGTGGCCAATGCCTGGGCCGCGCTCGAAGCCGGCGTGCGCCGCTTCGATGCCAGCGTCGGCGGCATCGGCGGCTGCCCGTTCGCGCCCGGCGCCGCCGGCAATGTGGCCACCGAGGACCTGGTGCTGATGGCCGAGCTCAGCGGCTTCGCCACCGGCATCTCGCTGCCGGGCCTGGTTGCGGCCGTCGATTTCGCGCAGGACCGATTGCAGCGGCCGCTGGGCGGACGCGCCATCACCTGGCTGCGCCGCCCGCGCAGCTGA